AAGGGCTACTTTCCGTCTTTGGTCGCCTGGCGCAGGCAGTAGTTGCAGAGCATGATACAGTTGGAAGAGGTCGGCAGACCTTTGGAGTTGAGGGCGTGGTAGTTGGCCGCAGAGGTTCGCCAGAAGGCGGTATCGCATCGCTTGCCGGTGTGAATGCCGCACCCGGACGTGCACTCGCAGGTGGCTTCCGCCCGCTTGTAAACGAACTCCCTGATTTCCCAGGGGAAATCGAGTTCCGGCATAGATTTATCCTGCCCTGATTATAGTCTCCCGGCACCGTAAGTCAACGATTTGTTTTCAAAAATTGTGCCGTTGGTCTACAATTCCCCCGTGGATGAATCCAAACCCTTAAGCCATGTCAAGCCTGTTCTGATCGCCGCCCTGGTGTGCGACGTGGCGGTGAAAGACCCCACCACCGGGAAAATCTCCCTCATCGGTATCTTTGATAAGATTCACGTCAAGCAATTTCCCGCCCAGCGCCCCGTTTCCCTCTATGCCAAGCTCACCGAGGCGGAGGGCAATTACCAGTTCCAGGCTAAATACGTTTTTTCCAACACCGGCGAGACCCTCGCCGAAGCCAAGGGCGAGTTCGCCGCCAAAGAGAAGCTGGGAACCATCGAGCTCAACCTCCAATATCCCCCTCTCCCGATCCCCGGCGAAGGCCGCTACGACTTCCAGATCTGGGTCAACGGCCAATTCCTCGGCCAGACCTTCATCGACGCCGCTATTATGGGTTGATCTGCAACTACGATTGAATATTTGCCGTTGAGTAGAGCAGTGCGTCCACTGTAAACTATCGTGTGTCAACTCGCTTTAAATGTGACCTAAGTCATGTTTAAGAGGCTCAAAAAGCCTTAAAATATCCTGCAAGGTTAAACAGGATAACCGAGACAGACAAGAAATCTCCCATCTCTTCTCAACAAAAACCAAACTGCTTTGGAAAATCCCCGCCATTCGCCACTGAAATTCCCCAATCTCCCTCGATAACTCCTAAGAGTTATCCCCCATTCCGCCAAAAATACCTCTCACGAGGAATACCTTAAATACAGCTTCTAAGTTAGACTTAACATAATCCCTCGCAAGACAAAAATGGAGGAAAAATGAAACGTCAGACTCTAATCACTACCGTCGTCGCCTTGTGTACCCTTTGGATTGGAAGCGCCACAGGTCTTCTATTCCAGCATAACACCCCGGCGACGTCCGTCCTGCCGATCCCTGTTTACTCCGATGCCGCGACCCTGCCGCCGGCTCCGGTCGACGAAGGCAATCTGGCGGCTTTGATCCCGGCCACGACCAATCCGGTGGTAGAACCTTCGGTAACCCCGGTCGTCACGGCTCCTGTGGTGACTCCGGCTCCGGTTCCCGCCACCACTCCCGCTCCTGTACCGACCGTTGTTCCTGATCCGGTCCCGGCGCCTCTTCCGACTACCCCGGTTCCGGCTCCCGTTCCTACTCCTGCTCCATTACCCACTCCTACCCCTGCGCCGATTCCAACTACAACTCCTACCCCGGTACCGACGGTGACTTCGCCGCCTGCCCCAACTCCCGCCCTGCCCGCGGTTCCGACCGGCAGCCTGATCAAGACTCACAAATCCCTGCCGG
This is a stretch of genomic DNA from Dehalogenimonas etheniformans. It encodes these proteins:
- a CDS encoding DUF6941 family protein, yielding MFSKIVPLVYNSPVDESKPLSHVKPVLIAALVCDVAVKDPTTGKISLIGIFDKIHVKQFPAQRPVSLYAKLTEAEGNYQFQAKYVFSNTGETLAEAKGEFAAKEKLGTIELNLQYPPLPIPGEGRYDFQIWVNGQFLGQTFIDAAIMG